A single genomic interval of Rhodothermia bacterium harbors:
- the pgeF gene encoding peptidoglycan editing factor PgeF has protein sequence MTKPIPNLIYPDIFTSLPSLKAGFSTRLGGHSSGDFQSLNLGINTADNPDTVAANHHLLAKALDFDPNQLVLMRQIHSGIVQNITKAGIYPNIDGVVTAVSGLLLMVGVADCAAVLLADPEARVIGACHSGWKGTVANITAETIRQMQALGANPQNMRVWVSPCISTANFEVGEEVATHFDPAFVHRSPNWPKPHVDLKGCIIHQAQKAGIPQNQIEADPSCTVLEVHRFFSYRAENGKTGRLMGFIGLM, from the coding sequence ATGACCAAGCCAATACCGAACCTGATCTATCCAGACATCTTTACGTCGCTCCCAAGCCTAAAAGCAGGATTCTCTACTCGCTTAGGTGGCCATAGCTCCGGTGATTTCCAAAGCCTCAATTTGGGAATCAATACCGCCGATAACCCCGATACGGTGGCGGCAAATCACCACCTATTGGCAAAGGCGTTAGACTTCGATCCTAACCAATTGGTGCTGATGCGGCAAATTCACAGCGGAATCGTCCAAAACATTACCAAAGCTGGAATTTATCCGAATATAGACGGCGTTGTGACCGCTGTTTCTGGCTTATTGCTGATGGTAGGGGTGGCCGATTGTGCTGCGGTCTTATTAGCGGATCCTGAAGCTCGTGTTATCGGAGCCTGTCATTCCGGTTGGAAGGGAACCGTTGCCAATATCACCGCCGAGACCATCCGACAAATGCAAGCATTGGGTGCAAATCCACAAAACATGCGGGTATGGGTGAGTCCTTGTATTTCCACGGCTAATTTTGAGGTAGGCGAGGAAGTGGCAACGCATTTTGATCCCGCCTTTGTCCATCGTTCCCCAAACTGGCCCAAACCCCATGTGGACCTCAAGGGATGCATCATACACCAAGCACAAAAGGCGGGCATCCCTCAAAACCAGATCGAGGCAGACCCATCTTGTACCGTTCTGGAGGTACACCGCTTCTTCTCGTATCGTGCAGAAAACGGAAAAACGGGACGTTTAATGGGTTTTATTGGCTTAATGTGA
- a CDS encoding AAA family ATPase yields the protein MSDLFAEAVEQRQARQAPLADRMRPQTLDEFVGQDHILGQGKLLRRAIEADRIQSLIFYGPPGTGKTTLARIIANSTSAHFTAINAVLAGVKDIREAIEAAKDRQKYHQQRTILFVDEVHRFNKSQQDALLPHVENGTVVLIGATTENPYFEVNKALVSRSRIFELQPLQNKDLNRVLAQTFTNSERGYGQKKVRIDEDAADHLVDTANGDARSLLNALELAVETTPIEENGEIHINRAVAEESIQKRAVLYDKEGDAHFDIASAFIKSLRGSDPDAALYWMARMVYAGEDPRFIFRRMLIFAAEDVGLADPNALRMAVTAAQAFEYVGMPEGRFHLAECCLYLATAPKSNSTMAFFEALAGVEKERSGDVPNHLKDASRDAQGLGHGKGYLYPHAFRDHFVPQQYLPDGLQGTYYYKPQDQGYEKRIGERLAYWRSITEK from the coding sequence CCCTTAGCCGATAGAATGCGTCCACAAACCCTTGACGAGTTTGTAGGACAAGACCATATCTTAGGACAGGGTAAATTATTGCGACGTGCCATAGAAGCAGATCGCATCCAGTCGCTTATTTTTTATGGTCCACCCGGAACCGGAAAAACGACCTTAGCCCGCATTATCGCCAATAGTACCTCGGCACATTTTACGGCTATCAATGCCGTCTTGGCAGGTGTGAAGGACATTCGGGAAGCCATAGAAGCCGCAAAAGACCGCCAGAAATACCACCAACAACGCACCATCCTATTTGTGGACGAAGTGCATCGGTTCAATAAATCACAACAGGACGCCCTATTGCCCCATGTGGAAAATGGAACCGTAGTTTTAATTGGAGCAACCACCGAGAATCCATATTTCGAGGTGAACAAAGCCCTCGTCAGCCGATCCCGTATCTTTGAACTCCAGCCCTTACAAAACAAAGACTTAAATCGGGTTTTAGCCCAAACGTTCACCAACTCGGAACGGGGTTATGGACAAAAAAAGGTGCGGATAGACGAGGACGCAGCCGATCACTTGGTGGATACCGCCAATGGAGATGCCCGGAGTTTACTCAATGCCTTAGAATTGGCTGTAGAGACCACACCCATCGAGGAAAACGGGGAAATACACATAAATAGGGCTGTCGCGGAAGAAAGCATCCAAAAACGGGCCGTACTTTACGATAAAGAAGGCGATGCTCACTTCGATATTGCCTCGGCTTTCATCAAATCGCTACGGGGAAGCGATCCCGACGCCGCGCTGTATTGGATGGCAAGAATGGTCTATGCGGGAGAAGACCCGCGCTTTATCTTTAGAAGAATGTTGATTTTCGCCGCAGAAGATGTCGGCTTGGCAGATCCAAACGCCCTCCGAATGGCCGTTACTGCCGCCCAAGCATTTGAGTATGTCGGTATGCCCGAAGGACGATTCCACTTGGCCGAGTGTTGCTTATACCTTGCCACTGCACCCAAAAGCAATTCCACAATGGCCTTTTTCGAGGCATTGGCGGGTGTGGAAAAAGAACGGAGTGGCGATGTGCCAAACCACCTGAAAGATGCCAGCCGTGATGCTCAGGGATTGGGGCACGGAAAAGGCTACCTTTATCCACATGCTTTTCGGGATCATTTCGTCCCTCAACAATATTTACCAGATGGGCTACAGGGAACGTACTACTACAAACCGCAAGACCAAGGCTACGAAAAACGCATTGGTGAACGCTTGGCATATTGGCGATCTATCACCGAAAAATGA
- a CDS encoding sulfite exporter TauE/SafE family protein, protein MTSIHFILLLSTGLIGGFLGGLLGLGGGVVFAPVLLFYFQQIGVPDAALLPLTIGTSLCAVLITMFSTTYAQHRKGALRIQVALFSGTVSASIALIATIAISTQSWYDKRYFQLFFGAMLLLVTWRMVMYKPIVGGADVERTDQKSILMAIGGISGFVSALTGVGGGTILVPAYHRFLNMQMTVATATSSGTILMTSATAILGYLYQGWGKHILPFSFGYVDGLAAVLLAFPAILSAQWGVGAAHKINTLWLKRIFAAFALFISLRMIYNALFDL, encoded by the coding sequence ATGACCTCTATTCATTTTATCTTGCTCCTTTCTACGGGACTGATCGGTGGCTTTTTGGGCGGCTTGCTTGGCTTAGGCGGTGGTGTTGTTTTTGCCCCCGTGCTGCTATTCTATTTCCAGCAAATAGGCGTTCCTGATGCTGCACTACTGCCATTGACCATCGGAACCAGTTTGTGTGCCGTCCTCATTACCATGTTTTCGACCACCTACGCCCAACACCGCAAAGGCGCACTACGGATACAAGTCGCTTTGTTCTCTGGGACGGTAAGTGCCAGTATTGCCTTAATCGCCACTATAGCAATCTCTACCCAGTCTTGGTATGATAAGCGCTATTTTCAACTATTTTTTGGGGCCATGCTACTGCTGGTGACCTGGCGAATGGTGATGTATAAGCCCATAGTTGGAGGTGCCGACGTAGAAAGGACGGATCAGAAAAGCATTTTGATGGCCATTGGCGGGATTTCTGGCTTTGTCTCCGCACTCACGGGCGTAGGTGGTGGAACCATTTTAGTGCCCGCTTATCATCGCTTTCTAAACATGCAAATGACGGTCGCAACCGCAACATCCTCCGGAACCATTCTGATGACCTCTGCAACCGCTATTTTGGGCTATCTGTATCAAGGCTGGGGGAAGCACATCTTGCCGTTCTCTTTTGGATATGTAGATGGTTTAGCGGCTGTTTTACTCGCTTTTCCCGCCATCCTAAGTGCGCAATGGGGAGTTGGGGCGGCACATAAAATCAATACTTTATGGCTAAAACGGATTTTTGCGGCTTTTGCGTTGTTTATTTCGCTCCGCATGATCTATAATGCTTTGTTTGACCTATAA
- a CDS encoding carbon-nitrogen hydrolase produces MHQSKTVKIALLQLACSPDVAANEAKTAEKIREAATNGAQIICLQELYNAVYFPQRVDVSGYQYAQPLPNPTTSSLSELAAALGVVIIVPIYEEAMPGIYFNTVIVFDADGRDLGKYRKTHIPDGPQYLEKYYFTPGDLGYPVFQTRFGRIAVGICWDEWFPEVARIFALQGAEIIFYPSAIGSEPDRPDYSSDAAWHMAIRSHGITNGVFIAAVNRVGTEDDMTFYGKSFVSDPFGDLLAQASTEETILYADCPLVKIREARELLHFLRDRRVDTYQPLLKKIMI; encoded by the coding sequence ATGCACCAAAGTAAGACGGTAAAAATTGCCCTATTGCAATTGGCATGTAGCCCAGACGTGGCAGCCAATGAGGCCAAGACCGCCGAAAAAATACGGGAAGCAGCCACCAATGGGGCGCAAATTATTTGCCTGCAAGAACTCTATAATGCCGTTTATTTCCCACAACGGGTGGACGTGAGCGGCTACCAGTACGCACAACCTCTGCCCAACCCGACCACTTCTTCGCTCTCGGAACTGGCGGCAGCATTGGGCGTGGTGATCATCGTCCCGATTTACGAGGAAGCAATGCCCGGCATATATTTTAACACCGTTATCGTGTTCGATGCCGATGGGCGCGACCTCGGCAAGTACCGGAAAACGCATATTCCTGATGGCCCGCAGTACTTGGAAAAGTATTACTTTACACCGGGTGATTTGGGCTATCCTGTGTTCCAAACCCGATTTGGGCGCATTGCCGTTGGTATTTGTTGGGACGAATGGTTCCCTGAAGTGGCCAGAATTTTCGCACTACAAGGGGCCGAGATAATCTTTTATCCCTCGGCCATTGGTTCGGAACCAGACCGCCCCGATTACTCCTCCGATGCGGCTTGGCATATGGCGATCCGGTCTCACGGAATTACGAATGGTGTATTTATTGCTGCTGTAAACCGTGTAGGAACCGAGGACGACATGACGTTCTATGGGAAGAGTTTCGTAAGTGATCCGTTTGGCGACCTTTTGGCTCAAGCAAGCACCGAAGAAACCATCCTGTATGCAGATTGCCCCTTGGTCAAAATACGGGAAGCCCGTGAATTACTCCATTTCCTAAGAGACAGAAGAGTGGACACTTATCAACCACTTTTGAAGAAAATAATGATTTAA